From Solea solea chromosome 20, fSolSol10.1, whole genome shotgun sequence, one genomic window encodes:
- the LOC131447593 gene encoding coiled-coil domain-containing protein 106-like: MNPPDNRDEVNTTGHYMPQLSSSSSAGAAGGEGGGGGGGGGGLYLDAYEVSFPLEERLERPPSYHHLNQGQQMMDEPVGQEPAHPHYSPFILVSNLRAHLYVALEKNAWLQKRIEELEEERNFLRCQLDRFIVSMRSPEEWCADAQRSMKVQPSCSPPPPSPMTTRSGMTLKRLQAPGARSRRATAVPVKQEFHVEEEKYYTEDEYLEEEEEDDDDEDEDAEKGTKKKNRGRGNAEPRMKMRRIFRITHGRERQRVKDPDGVLIRYKKILSTYQRVRSMSRAFQIHGVDRNTMASTSPIAELLLVAPDKMAEVGEFESSKEKLLDYARRCYKTMDEPTHGKVQTMKKNHKLLPISYRFRN, encoded by the exons ATGAATCCACCGGATAACAGAGACGAAGTGAACACGACAG gTCACTACATGCCTCAGTTGTCTTCGTCCTCctctgcaggagcagcaggtggagaaggaggaggaggaggaggaggaggaggtggtttGTATCTGGACGCCTACGAAGTCTCCTTCCCTCTGGAGGAGCGTTTGGAGAGACCACCGTCTTATCATCACCTGAACCAGGGCCAGCAGATGATGGATG agcCTGTGGGGCAGGAGCCTGCTCACCCTCACTACAGCCCCTTCATCCTGGTGTCAAACCTGCGCGCTCACCTGTACGTGGCTCTGGAGAAGAACGCCTGGCTGCAGAAACGCAtcgaggagctggaggaggagcgcAACTTCCTGCGCTGTCAGCTCGACCGCTTCATCGTCAGCATGAGGAGCCCGGAGG AGTGGTGTGCAGATGCTCAGCGCAGCATGAAGGTCCAGCCCTCCTGCTCTCCCCCGCCTCCCTCACCCATGACCACCCGCTCAGGAATGACCCTCAAACGCCTGCAGGCGCCCGGCGCTCGGAGCCGCCGCGCCACCGCCGTCCCAG TCAAGCAGGAGTTCCACGTGGAGGAAGAAAAATACTACACTGAGGACGAGTacctggaggaagaggaggaagacgacgatgacgaggacgaggacgcaGAGAAGgggacgaagaagaagaaccgAGGACGAGGCAACGCTGAGCccaggatgaagatgaggaggatCTTCAGGATCACGCacgggagggagagacagagag TGAAAGATCCAGACGGTGTTCTGATCCGTTACAAGAAGATTCTGTCCACGTACCAGCGCGTGAGGAGCATGTCCCGGGCGTTCCAGATCCACGGCGTCGACCGGAACACCATGGCCTCCACCTCGCCCATCGCCGAGCTGCTGCTGGTCGCTCCGGACAAG ATGGCAGAGGTGGGAGAGTTCGAGTCGTCGAAGGAGAAGCTGCTGGATTACGCTCGCCGCTGCTACAAGACCATGGACGAGCCGACGCACGGCAAAGTCCAGACCATGAAGAAGAATCACAAGCTGCTGCCCATTTCATACCGCTTCAGAAACTGA